Proteins encoded in a region of the Benincasa hispida cultivar B227 chromosome 2, ASM972705v1, whole genome shotgun sequence genome:
- the LOC120071563 gene encoding putative lipase ROG1 isoform X1 produces the protein MIASAANTPLYTPPSGPPLDHSSTTRHCPSNSFTLSFPPTPFPDPSLSLSNHSRMDFAGRLATSCFRTRKGLKVEADFAAEEFFYPDAKAPPEHLVIMVNGLIGSAADWRYAAAQFVKKLPDKVIVHRSECNTSRSTFDGVDTMGERLAEEVLGVIRRRPELQKISFVAHSLGGLVSRYAIGRLFDHIPQLESSGAPQSFSAEEKKQHIEQFHRARIAGLEPVNFITVATPHLGSRGNKQFPVLCGLPFLERRASQTAHLVAGRSGKHLFLTDDENDGKPPLLLRMVTDSEDLKFISALRAFKRRVAYANVNYDHMVGWRTSSIRRQHELPKSSELMKNDKYPHIVYEEQSTHDDVCNKALLVIDQKFDLEEEMIRGLNQVPWTRVDVSFQKSRQRYIAHSTIQVKSYWLNSDGADVVFHMIDNFVL, from the exons ATGATCGCGAGCGCGGCCAATACTCCGCTCTACACCCCGCCATCGGGGCCTCCCCTCGACCACTCTTCAACCACTCGCCATTGCCCTTCCAACTCATTCACCCTCAGCTTCCCACCCACCCCCTTCCCAGATCCTTCTCTCTCGCTCTCCAACCACTCCCGGATGGACTTCGCCGGACGACTCGCCACCAGTTGCTTCCGCACCCGCAAAGGCCTAAAGGTGGAAGCTGACTTCGCTGCCGAGGAATTCTTTTACCCCGATGCCAAGGCGCCGCCTGAGCACCTCGTCATCATGGTCAATGGTCTAATTGGGAG tGCTGCAGATTGGAGATACGCGGCAGCGCAATTTGTCAAGAAGCTTCCTGATAAGGTTATCGTACATC GCAGTGAGTGTAACACTTCAAGATCAACATTTGATGGCGTTGACACAATGGGAGAAAGACTGGCTGAAGAG GTACTAGGTGTCATAAGACGTAGGCCAGAGTTGCAGAAAATTTCCTTTGTGGCCCACTCTTTAGGTGGGCTTGTCTCGAGGTATGCCATTGGAAGGCTTTTTGATCATATCCCTCAATTGGAATCCTCAGGGGCTCCTCAAAGTTTCTCTGCTGAAGAGAAGAAGCAACATATTGAGCAATTCCATCGTGCAAGAATTGCTGGATTGGAGCCTGTGAACTTCATAACAGTTGCAACTCCCCATTTAGGTTCACGAGGAAATAAACAG TTTCCAGTTCTTTGTGGTCTTCCTTTCTTGGAGAGAAGAGCTTCTCAAACAGCACACTTAGTTGCCGGAAGGTCTGGAAAACATCTATTCCTCactgatgatgaaaatgatgggAAACCTCCTCTTCTCCTTAGAATGGTTACTGACTCTGAAGATCTAAAGTTCAT CTCAGCATTACGTGCATTTAAGCGTCGGGTGGCATATGCAAATGTGAATTATGATC ACATGGTTGGGTGGAGAACATCATCCATTCGCCGTCAACATGAGCTTCCAAAg TCAAGTGAGCTTATGAAAAATGACAAATACCCACATATTGTCTACGAGGAGCAATCAACCCATGATGATGTCTGCAATAAAGCATTGCTGGTTATAGACCAAAAATTCGACTTAGAAG AGGAGATGATTAGAGGTCTTAATCAAGTTCCTTGGACACGAGTGGATGTTAGCTTTCAGAAAAGCAGACAGAGATACATTGCTCACAGTACCATTCAG GTGAAGAGCTATTGGTTGAATTCTGATGGTGCAGATGTGGTTTTCCATATGATCGATAACtttgttttataa
- the LOC120071563 gene encoding putative lipase ROG1 isoform X2, translating into MIASAANTPLYTPPSGPPLDHSSTTRHCPSNSFTLSFPPTPFPDPSLSLSNHSRMDFAGRLATSCFRTRKGLKVEADFAAEEFFYPDAKAPPEHLVIMVNGLIGSAADWRYAAAQFVKKLPDKVIVHRSECNTSRSTFDGVDTMGERLAEEVLGVIRRRPELQKISFVAHSLGGLVSRYAIGRLFDHIPQLESSGAPQSFSAEEKKQHIEQFHRARIAGLEPVNFITVATPHLGSRGNKQFPVLCGLPFLERRASQTAHLVAGRSGKHLFLTDDENDGKPPLLLRMVTDSEDLKFISALRAFKRRVAYANVNYDHMVGWRTSSIRRQHELPKSSELMKNDKYPHIVYEEQSTHDDVCNKALLVIDQKFDLEEEMIRGLNQVPWTRVDVSFQKSRQRYIAHSTIQTYGMI; encoded by the exons ATGATCGCGAGCGCGGCCAATACTCCGCTCTACACCCCGCCATCGGGGCCTCCCCTCGACCACTCTTCAACCACTCGCCATTGCCCTTCCAACTCATTCACCCTCAGCTTCCCACCCACCCCCTTCCCAGATCCTTCTCTCTCGCTCTCCAACCACTCCCGGATGGACTTCGCCGGACGACTCGCCACCAGTTGCTTCCGCACCCGCAAAGGCCTAAAGGTGGAAGCTGACTTCGCTGCCGAGGAATTCTTTTACCCCGATGCCAAGGCGCCGCCTGAGCACCTCGTCATCATGGTCAATGGTCTAATTGGGAG tGCTGCAGATTGGAGATACGCGGCAGCGCAATTTGTCAAGAAGCTTCCTGATAAGGTTATCGTACATC GCAGTGAGTGTAACACTTCAAGATCAACATTTGATGGCGTTGACACAATGGGAGAAAGACTGGCTGAAGAG GTACTAGGTGTCATAAGACGTAGGCCAGAGTTGCAGAAAATTTCCTTTGTGGCCCACTCTTTAGGTGGGCTTGTCTCGAGGTATGCCATTGGAAGGCTTTTTGATCATATCCCTCAATTGGAATCCTCAGGGGCTCCTCAAAGTTTCTCTGCTGAAGAGAAGAAGCAACATATTGAGCAATTCCATCGTGCAAGAATTGCTGGATTGGAGCCTGTGAACTTCATAACAGTTGCAACTCCCCATTTAGGTTCACGAGGAAATAAACAG TTTCCAGTTCTTTGTGGTCTTCCTTTCTTGGAGAGAAGAGCTTCTCAAACAGCACACTTAGTTGCCGGAAGGTCTGGAAAACATCTATTCCTCactgatgatgaaaatgatgggAAACCTCCTCTTCTCCTTAGAATGGTTACTGACTCTGAAGATCTAAAGTTCAT CTCAGCATTACGTGCATTTAAGCGTCGGGTGGCATATGCAAATGTGAATTATGATC ACATGGTTGGGTGGAGAACATCATCCATTCGCCGTCAACATGAGCTTCCAAAg TCAAGTGAGCTTATGAAAAATGACAAATACCCACATATTGTCTACGAGGAGCAATCAACCCATGATGATGTCTGCAATAAAGCATTGCTGGTTATAGACCAAAAATTCGACTTAGAAG AGGAGATGATTAGAGGTCTTAATCAAGTTCCTTGGACACGAGTGGATGTTAGCTTTCAGAAAAGCAGACAGAGATACATTGCTCACAGTACCATTCAG aCCTACGGAATGATATAG